Part of the Candidatus Aegiribacteria sp. genome, CAGCTATATGGCTACCCATACTGATGATATGATAGACAGAGCGCTGGATATTTTCGAAAAGTGCGGCAAAGAACTCGATTTAATTTGATCCTGGAGGTTCGATGTCTTTTTCAATCGAGGAGGTAAGCGGCAGCCGGCTGCTTCGCGAATTCATAGACCTTCCTTTCGGGTTGTACAGTAACGATCCGAATTGGGTACCTCCGGTGAGATATTTCCAGAAGGAGCTTTTCAACAGGAAGAAGCACCCTTTCCACGGCCATGGCGATGTGACTGCGCTTCTGGCCAGGAACAGGGAAGGCAGGGCAGTTGGCCGGATCGTATCCATCGTAAATCATGCACACAATGAATACCATAATGAAAAAACAGGATTCTTTGGATTCCTGGAGGGAGAGAAGGATGAAGAACTTTTCAGCCTTCTTCTACACACTGCGGAAGAAAAACTGCGCGGAGCCGGCATGGATAAAGTACGGGGGCCTATGAATTTCTCAACGAATGAGGAATGCGGACTGATGATCAAGGGGTTCGATTCCCCTCCGCTGATAATGATGACCTACAATCCGCCCTGGTACGCGGATATGATTGAGAGAACAGGCTATCAGAAATTAAAGGATCTTTACGCCTATTACCTTGATTCAGGTATTTCGGACTATTCCCGGATAGCACGGGTAGCGGGGCTTGTAAGGAAAAGAACCAACGCGGTGATAAGGAATATTTCCGTTGTACATATTCATAAAGAGGTTCCCGTGATAATGGATATCTATAATGAATGCTGGGAGGATAACTGGGGATTTGTTCCAATGACCCAGCGGGAAATGGATATGATGGCGGACGAACTCAAGATGATCATGCTCCCCCAGCTTGCCCCGATAGTGGAGATCGATGGAGAACCGGTAGCTTTTGCTGTTTCCATCCCCGATGCGAACCAGGCATTCATACGAGCTGGTGGCGGCCTGATCAGGGCAGTCATGGCGCTGAAAGCTCCGCTGTTCCGAACACGGATCAACCAGGTAAGGGTGCTTCTGCTGGGAGTGAGAAAGGCTTACCGCGGACGGGGCCTTGAAGCCCTGCTGATAGATAGAGTAATAGAATCCAGCATTAAGAAAGGAATGGGAAGAGGAGAGCTTTCCTGGATACTGGAAGATAACGTGTCCATGAGAAGAATACTCGAGAAAGACCTTTGCGCGCAGCAGTATAGAACTTACAGGATATATCAGAAAGATATCTGACTTAGAAGGATAGCAATGACCTCAGAAGAACTAAGACGACTCTATTTTGACTTTTTCATCGGGAAAGGTCACTCCGTTATCCAGGGGGCTTCACTCATTCCACAGGAGGATTCCACCATACTGTATACCCCGGCGGGAATGCAGCCCCTTGTTCCGTACCTGCTGGGAGAGAAGCATCCTGCGGGAAGAAGACTCGTTGATGTTCAGAAGTGCATTCGCACAGGGGACATCGAAGAGGTGGGAGACGCATCCCATCTGACTTTTTTCGAGATGCTGGGAAACTGGTCCCTTGGAGACTATTTCAAGCGCGAATGCATCACCTGGAGTTTCGAGTTTCTTACATCCGGCTCGTGGCTGGGTTTCAAGCCTGAGCAGCTTCACGTAACTGTATTTGCCGGGGACGAACAAGTACCCCCGGACGAGGAGGCTGCATCGATCTGGGAGGAAGTCGGGATTCCCGTGGAACGGATTTACTTTCTGGGAAGGGACGACAACTGGTGGGGACCCACGGGAAATACAGGCCCCTGCGGGCCCGATACCGAGATATTCATCGACACCGGAAAACCACCCTGCGGTCCCGACTGCAAACCGGGCTGTGGCTGCGGAAAATACTTTGAGATATGGAACGATGTTTTTATGGAATACCTCAGAACCGCCGACGGACGGTACGTTCCCCTTGAACAGAAAAATGTTGATACTGGAATGGGGGTAGCCAGGACAGTCGCGATGATGAACGGCCACGAGACAATTTACGATATACCCCAGTTCCAGCCTCTCTTCGGATTTCTGAAAAAACTTTCAGGGCTCGGTTCTGAGCCTGATGACCAGGCACTAAGATCCCTCAGGATCATATCCGACCATATCAGGACAGCCACACATATTCTGGGGGATGACCAGGGTATTCCACCCTCGAATCTTGACAGAGGGTACGTACTCAGAAGGCTTATTCGCCTTGCTGTGAGGCATGGAAGGAAACTGGGTATAGACGATCCATTTTCTTCGAGGCTTGCAGAGATCGTCATCGATGTAGAATCACCGGTTCATGAGGAATTATCGCGAAACCGGAAATTCATTCTTGATGAATTATCCCTCGAGGAGTCAAGATTCGAGAAGACACTTCAATCCGGCCTTCGCGAATTCGAGAAGCTCCTTCCGAATCTGATGAGGAATCCCGCGAGAACCATCCCCGGAAGAATCGCTTTCAGGCTGTACGATACGTTTGGCTTCCCTGTTGAATTCACGGCTGAATTGGCTGCGGAGAACGATATGACAGTTGACATGGAAGGTTACAGAAAGGCCTTCGACAAGCATAGAGAGCTTTCCAGACAGGGAGGAGAGGAAAAATTCAAGGGAGGTCTTTCCGATAACAGCGAAATGGTAACAAGGCTTCATACCACGACTCATCTTCTACATCAGGCTCTGAGGGAAATCCTGGGTGATCATGTGGAACAGAAGGGAAGCAATATAACCGAGAAAAGGCTGCGTTTCGATTTCAGTCATCCCGATAAAATGACGAACGAAGAAATCGCTCTGGTTGAAAACAGGGTCAACGAAATAATAGAGGCCGACCTGCCTGTTATCTGTGAGGAGACTCAACTTGAAACCGCGCTTGAAATGGGTGCCATCGGCCTGTTCAGAAACAGGTACGGTGATATGGTGAAGGTTTACAGGATAGGGGATTTCTCAATTGAGATATGCGGAGGTCCCCACGCCGGCAGGACAGGGGAACTGGGCAGGTTCAGGATAGTGAAGGAGAAAAGCTCCTCAAGCGGTGTAAGAAGAATAAGGGCGGTACTGGAATGAAATACGTTATGACCGCATTTACTGTTTTGTTTCTGTTTGCCGCAGCAAACCTCGAGGCTTATGAAATATCGGATTTTTCGGGAACCTGGGAAACAACGTATGGAACGATGTACCTTCAGCAGGAGAATTCCCATGTTAGCGGACATTATACGTACGAATCGTACTCCAGCATCGAGGGTGAGGTCAGCGAGGACGGGAAGCTTGTTTTTACTTACAGCGAGCCTTCTGCCTCCGGTGAAGGCTGGTTCGAACTGTCAGGTGACACCATGAGCTTTGCAGGTATGTGGCGACCGGACGGGGGAGGCCAGTGGTACGAATGGGAAGGTTACAGGGCCGGCGCAGGGATACCTCCGTCCAACTGGCTTGTAATTCTCGAATCCGAATGGCAGTCGTCCCTTTCCGAGCAGGAATACTCCTTCGGTGAAATGCTGGAAGCATGGTTCGCGAGGGTATCAGGAGTGAATGTAAGGCACAGATTCGTTCATGATGTGGACGACCTTGCGGCTTTCTGCCTTGAATCATCGGGTCTTCCCGGAGACGTTTACCTGGTAATCGCTTCCCATGGATCTACTTCGGGTATGGAACTGGCATCGGGAACCATCTCTTCAAGGGAGTTCATCGATGCTTTAAGACCCTGCAGCAACCTGGCAATGATACATTTCAGCTGTTGCGAGATCATGTCCGGCAGAATGCCTGAAGCCATAGTATCATCCAGAAGCGGGTGGCCACAGGATTTTGTGGTTTCCGGATACTCGCGAAGTGTGGACTGGGGGGCAAGCGGCATGATAGAGATATTCTATTTCAACCAAATGCTTGAGAATGGCTTTTCACCCCCCGATGCCGCAAACAGCGTTATTGATGATATAGATTTCGCCGGACAGTCATCCACAAAATGGATGGACGCCGCTGGATTCACCTGGATTCAAGCCGAATGAACCGTTTCAAGATAATACTGCTGAAAATTGTTTGAAAGGATGTTTATCTGATGGATCTTCTTAAATTACTCTGCGAAGCTGACGGTATCTCAGGCCACGAGGACAATATTGTATCCCTGTTCCGTAAAGCTCTTGAAGGCTATGCGGACAGCTTTTCAAGCGATGCCATGAAGAATATTATTGCATTCAAGTCCGGTACCCAGGGTGATTCAAGGCTAAGGGTCATGCTGGCCGGGCATATTGATGAGATCGGTTTTCTGGTCCATAACATCGATGATCGTGGATTCGCTTCGGTGGTTCCCGTCGGGGGATGGGATCCCGCAAATATCCTTGGTCATACCGTCAGGGTGCACACAAGGAACAGTGAAATACTACCGGCCGTAATGCACAGAAGGTGGGAATCAACGCAGAAATTGCGTGAAACATCTCCCAAATACGACAAACTGTACCTTGATTTTGGGCTTTCCCGCGATGACGTTAAGGAGATGGTCAGCTGCGGCGACTGGGTTTCAATGGATACCGATTTTCACGAACTGGGTGAATGTTTCGTCGCGAAGGCGTTCGACGACAGGGTTGGAGCGTTCATTATCATCGAAGCGATGAAGAGGTACGATAATCCCTCGATCGATGTTTACGCCGTAGGCACAGCGCAGGAAGAGGTGGGGCTCCGTGGTTCCACAGTTGCCGCCCAGTCAATTAATCCTGACATAGGTATAGCCGTGGACATCACCGGCTCGGGAGATACACCTGGATTTCCCGCAAGAATGAAGACCGCAGAGCTTGGAAAAGGTGTGACCATCAAACAGATGGATTCCAGTGTAATTTGTTCAACA contains:
- a CDS encoding N-acetyltransferase yields the protein MSFSIEEVSGSRLLREFIDLPFGLYSNDPNWVPPVRYFQKELFNRKKHPFHGHGDVTALLARNREGRAVGRIVSIVNHAHNEYHNEKTGFFGFLEGEKDEELFSLLLHTAEEKLRGAGMDKVRGPMNFSTNEECGLMIKGFDSPPLIMMTYNPPWYADMIERTGYQKLKDLYAYYLDSGISDYSRIARVAGLVRKRTNAVIRNISVVHIHKEVPVIMDIYNECWEDNWGFVPMTQREMDMMADELKMIMLPQLAPIVEIDGEPVAFAVSIPDANQAFIRAGGGLIRAVMALKAPLFRTRINQVRVLLLGVRKAYRGRGLEALLIDRVIESSIKKGMGRGELSWILEDNVSMRRILEKDLCAQQYRTYRIYQKDI
- a CDS encoding alanine--tRNA ligase, yielding MTSEELRRLYFDFFIGKGHSVIQGASLIPQEDSTILYTPAGMQPLVPYLLGEKHPAGRRLVDVQKCIRTGDIEEVGDASHLTFFEMLGNWSLGDYFKRECITWSFEFLTSGSWLGFKPEQLHVTVFAGDEQVPPDEEAASIWEEVGIPVERIYFLGRDDNWWGPTGNTGPCGPDTEIFIDTGKPPCGPDCKPGCGCGKYFEIWNDVFMEYLRTADGRYVPLEQKNVDTGMGVARTVAMMNGHETIYDIPQFQPLFGFLKKLSGLGSEPDDQALRSLRIISDHIRTATHILGDDQGIPPSNLDRGYVLRRLIRLAVRHGRKLGIDDPFSSRLAEIVIDVESPVHEELSRNRKFILDELSLEESRFEKTLQSGLREFEKLLPNLMRNPARTIPGRIAFRLYDTFGFPVEFTAELAAENDMTVDMEGYRKAFDKHRELSRQGGEEKFKGGLSDNSEMVTRLHTTTHLLHQALREILGDHVEQKGSNITEKRLRFDFSHPDKMTNEEIALVENRVNEIIEADLPVICEETQLETALEMGAIGLFRNRYGDMVKVYRIGDFSIEICGGPHAGRTGELGRFRIVKEKSSSSGVRRIRAVLE
- a CDS encoding M42 family peptidase, translated to MDLLKLLCEADGISGHEDNIVSLFRKALEGYADSFSSDAMKNIIAFKSGTQGDSRLRVMLAGHIDEIGFLVHNIDDRGFASVVPVGGWDPANILGHTVRVHTRNSEILPAVMHRRWESTQKLRETSPKYDKLYLDFGLSRDDVKEMVSCGDWVSMDTDFHELGECFVAKAFDDRVGAFIIIEAMKRYDNPSIDVYAVGTAQEEVGLRGSTVAAQSINPDIGIAVDITGSGDTPGFPARMKTAELGKGVTIKQMDSSVICSTSLVEYMRKLAEDNGIDYQMEILVRGGTDTSSMQKFSPGAHSTCLSIPTRYGHSPVAVINRHDVECAIELLVAFLNGIGPDTSL